The genomic DNA TGGCAGCTTTGCCAGATGCGCGTGCCCTCGTATACCTCGGCACCAGCGCCGTGTACGGCGACTGCGGCGGCGCCTGGGTGGATGAAACCGCGCCATTGAAGCCGGGCACGGCGCGCGGCCGCCGGCGCCTGGCTGCCGAGCGGCTGGCGCTGGATTGGGGCGCGCGCCGGAACGTGCCGGTGATGATTCTGCGCGTGCCCGGCATCTACGGCCCGGGCCGCCTGCCGCGTGCGCGCCTGGAAAAAGGCCTGCCCGTCCTGCGCGAGGACGACAGCCCCTGGACCAACCGCATCCACGCCGACGACCTGGCGACCGCTGCGCTGTGCGTGGCCGAGCGCGGCGCGCCGGGCGCCGCCTACAACGTATCCGACGGTCAGCCGACGACGATGGCGGACTATTTCAACCGCTGCGCCGACCTGCTCGGCCTGCCGCGCCCGCCGCCGGTGTCGCGCGCCGAGGCGCAGGCACGGCTGACGCCGGAAATGCTCTCCTTCCTGGAAGAGTCCAAACGCCTCGACACGCGACGCCTGCGTGCGCTGGGCTGGGTGCCGCGCTATCCGTCGCTGGCGGAGGGTTTGCCCGCTTGCCTGTAGCCGCAGTCTTGGTCACGTCGCAGGCATACGCCTCGACTATCCTCGACATTGTCACAATCAATTTCAATTATCGTGACGGCTGGCGTAACCTTGAGTCCGGATTCGACGCAAGCGTGAAGGAGACCGCCATGGCCAAGAAAAACAAAGACGCTCCCAAGATCGACATCGGCATCCCCAAGGCCCAGCGCAAGGCGATCGCCGACGGGCTGGCGCGGCTGCTGGCCGACGAATACACGCTCTACCTCAAGACCCACAACTTCCACTGGAACGTCACCGGCCCGATGTTCAACACGCTACACCTGATGTTCGAGGCGCAGTACAACGAGCTGGCGCTGGCGGTGGATCTGGTGGCCGAGCGCATCCGCGCACTGGGCTTCCCCGCGCCCGGTTCATACCGGCAGTTCGCCGCACTCTCGACCATCGAGGAGGAGACCGGCGTGCCGGACGCAAAGGAAATGATCCGGCAACTGGTCGAGGGCCAGGAGGCCGTGGTGCGCACCGCCCGCGATGTGTTCCCGCTGGCCGACGAGGCGCACGACGAGCCCACCGCCGACCTGCTCACCCAGCGCATGCAGGTGCACGAGAAGAACGCCTGGATGCTGCGCAGCCTGCTGGAATAGCGCTTCGTGCCTGCCCCAACAAGCCAGCGCCCTCGTCTCGGCCAGCCGGTCTACTCCACGCGGGTGTAGCCGCGCGGCGGCAGGTAGGTGTCCGGCGGCGGATTCATCACCGCGTAGGTGGCCATCTCGCTGCGCCGCCGCTGGGTCATGCCCTTGTGCGTCAGGCGGATCTCCTGGGCCACGGGAAAGCCATCGATCTCGGCATAGGCCGCCAGCCATTCGGCGCCGGGCTGGCGCGCTAGCTTCTGCATCAGTTCCACGAAAGCATCGCCGCGCTCGATGTCGGTGGTGACCCACAGCTCGATGTCGAAACCGTTCGCGGCCGGTCCGGCCACGCGCCAGCGCCGTACCCGCCACTGGCCGATCCTGCCCGTGTCCGGGGTCGGCAGCGCGACGGCTTTCAACGGTGGCGCCTCGGGCAGTTTGAGGCTGCGATAGCTGCGCGCCTGGCGGTCGATCACGTACATGCGGCCGAGGTCGAAGCGCATCACGGTGCGGATGCGGCCGTCGTCGCGCGCGCTCTTGTCCACGCCGAACCAGTGCGTGGTGGTGACGGTGGGCTGGTCGTTCAGATACTCGCGCGCGACCAGGCGGATGTCGGCGGCGGCCGACAGGGATACGAACAGCAGGCCAAACGCGAACCAGCGGCGGGACATCATGCAGCGGCGGATGCTGAAGCTCAGGGCGCGATTGTACCCGCGCGTGCCCCGTTTGGGGCAGGACGGGCCTCGGCCAAGTCCGATTCGAGCCAGGCAAAGATGCGCCTCCAGGCTTCGAGATCGCGCTCGTCCTGGGCGCCTTTGAGTTCGTGCACGCCGAGCCCCTGTTCGGCCGCATACACGTAGCGCTGCGTGTCGCGCAGCGCGCCCAGCACGGTGATGTTGAGCGTGGCGAGAAAGCGTTCCAGCCCGCTCAGCGACAGAGTATTCGCCTTGGCCCGGTTGGGCACGATGGCGATGCGCTCGCGCGGCACGCGGATATGCGAGACCAGCAGCAGGTCGCGGATGAAATTCGCGGTGGCGAACATGTCGATGGGCGAGGGCGTGACCGGTACCAGCACCGCATCCGCCTCCGGCAGCAGCCGCCCGAACTCGCGCAGGTTGAGCGCAGCCGGCGTGTCGGCCACGATGCGCTCGGTTTCCGGTGGCACGCGCAGCTGCCAGGCGCGTGTGCCGCTGCCCTGGCCGGCCGACCAGGCGGCGACGCCGAATACGCCGCGCTCGGAGCGTGGGCGCTGCTTGAGCCAGCGCAGGCTCGAACCCTGCGGGTCGTAGTCGAACAGTGCCGTGCGCAAGCCGCGCCCGGCGTAGTAGCTGGCGAGGTTGGTAGCCACGGTGGTTTTGCCGCAGCCACCCTTGCTGTTGATGACGACGATCCTGCGCATGCGCCCCTCTGCGCCTGCGACACCGACACGGCGTTCGGCTCAGTTCTAGCAGCTTCCGGCGACGGATGCATTAAGGGCGCCTCTTTATGCTTTCGTCATTCCGGCGAAAGCCGGAATCCAGCGACTTTCAAGGCCCTGGACCCCGGCTTTCGCCGGGGTGACAGAATAGATCAGAGGCTCCTAAGGTAGAGCCGACTTCCGGGAACGCCCCGGTGCAAGGAGGAGCGCATGCCGGCCCTGTTCGACCGCGACGCGCGCCGCTACGACCGCGCACGCCTGCAGCTGGTGCCCTGCCTGGACGAACTCTACGGCTGGGTCGCGCGGCTGCTGCCCTTCGAGCCCGCCGACGACATCCGCATCCTAGACCTCGGCGCCGGCACCGGCCTGCTG from Nevskiales bacterium includes the following:
- a CDS encoding NAD-dependent epimerase/dehydratase family protein codes for the protein DVAAPVLPPLAQASVFYLVPPPKQGDGDPRLERFLAALPDARALVYLGTSAVYGDCGGAWVDETAPLKPGTARGRRRLAAERLALDWGARRNVPVMILRVPGIYGPGRLPRARLEKGLPVLREDDSPWTNRIHADDLATAALCVAERGAPGAAYNVSDGQPTTMADYFNRCADLLGLPRPPPVSRAEAQARLTPEMLSFLEESKRLDTRRLRALGWVPRYPSLAEGLPACL
- a CDS encoding Dps family protein, with translation MAKKNKDAPKIDIGIPKAQRKAIADGLARLLADEYTLYLKTHNFHWNVTGPMFNTLHLMFEAQYNELALAVDLVAERIRALGFPAPGSYRQFAALSTIEEETGVPDAKEMIRQLVEGQEAVVRTARDVFPLADEAHDEPTADLLTQRMQVHEKNAWMLRSLLE
- a CDS encoding ParA family protein; translation: MRRIVVINSKGGCGKTTVATNLASYYAGRGLRTALFDYDPQGSSLRWLKQRPRSERGVFGVAAWSAGQGSGTRAWQLRVPPETERIVADTPAALNLREFGRLLPEADAVLVPVTPSPIDMFATANFIRDLLLVSHIRVPRERIAIVPNRAKANTLSLSGLERFLATLNITVLGALRDTQRYVYAAEQGLGVHELKGAQDERDLEAWRRIFAWLESDLAEARPAPNGARAGTIAP